TTCGGAGAAGTGGCCCCTTGACCAGGTTGGGGATACCTGGTGCCACGAAGACACCGGCGCCTGCCAGCGTCGATGTCATTGGGTGGGGTTATGTAAACCCGAGCTTGGAACGATTGAAAGACTCCGACAGATGGCCATTTCTCATGTCGGAAGAACCGATGGTTATAAGCCGCGCCGCGTCTGGGCTGCGGGGCGCCGCGCGTCCAAAAAAAAAGCCCGGCCCTGCGCGCCGTGAGGGGTTCGGCAACGCAGTTCCGGGCTTTGGAGCAGTTCTCGTCAGGCGGCGACGCTTTCCTTCGCGGGCTCGTCCACCGGCAGGCGGATCAGGTAATCGAAGGCGCTCAGCGAAGCCTTGGAGCCTTCGCCCATGGCGATGATGATCTGCTTGTACGGCACGGTGGTGACGTCGCCGGCAGCGAACACGCCGGGCACCGAGGTCTCGCCACGCACGTCCACTTCGATCTCGTTGCGCGGCGACAGCTGGAGGGTGCCCTTCAGCCAGTCGGTGTTGGGCAGCAGGCCGATCTGCACGAACACGCCTTCCAGTGCCACCTGGTGCGACTGGCCGCTGCTGCGGTCGGTGTAGTTCAGTGCCGTCACCTTCTGGCCGTCGCCCAGCACCTCGGTGGTCTGCGCATTGAGGATGATGTCGACGTTCGGCAGGCTGCGCAGCTTGCGCTGCAGGACTTCGTCCGCACGCAGCTTGCTGTCGAACTCCAGCACGGTGACGTGGCCCACGATGCCGGCAAGGTCGATGGCTGCCTCAACACCGGAGTTGCCGCCACCGATCACCGCCACGCGCTTGCCCTTGAACAGCGGGCCGTCGCAGTGCGGGCAATAGGTGACGCCCTTGTTGCGGTATTCCTGCTCGCCCGGCACGTTCATGTTGCGCCAGCGCGCACCGGTGGAAATGATTACCGTCTTCGCCTTCAGCGTGGCGCCGCTGGCGAGGCGGACTTCATGCAGGCCACCTTCGCGGGTGGCGGGGATCAGCTGCTCGGCGCGCTGCAGGTTCATCACGTCCACGTCGTATTCGTGCACGTGCTGTTCCAGTGAGGCGGCCAGCTGCGGGCCCTCGGTGTACGGCACCGAGATGAAGTTCTCGATGGCCATGGTGTCCAGCACCTGTCCGCCGAAGCGCTCGGCGGCGACGCCGGTGCGGATGCCCTTGCGTGCGGCATAGATGGCTGCCGCGGCGCCGGCGGGGCCACCACCGACGACCAGCACGTCGAACGCTGCCTTGGCGTTGAGGCGTTCGGCAGCACGCTCGCCGGCGTTGGTGTCCAGGCGGGCGGCAATCTGTTCGATCGACATGCGGCCGGTATCAAAGAATTCGCCGTTGAGGAACACGGTGGGCACGGCCATCACCTGGCGCTCTGTCACTTCGTCCTGGAACAGCGCACCGTCCACCGCCACATGCTTGATGTTGGGGTTGAGCACGCTCATCAGGTTCAGCGCCTGCACCGTGTCCGGGCAGCTGTGGCAGGAGAGCGACATGAAGGTCTCGAAGCGGTACTCGCCGTCGAGGTTGCGCACCTGTTCGATCACTTCCTGGGTGGCCTTGGACGGATGGCCGCCCACCTGCAGCAAGGCCAGCACCAGCGAGGTGAATTCATGACCCATGGGGATGCCGGCGAAGCTCACGCCAACATCCGTGCCGACGCGGTTGATGGCGAACGACGGCTTGCGCGCCGCCGTGCCGTCAAGGCGCAGCGAAATCTTGTTGGAGAGCGGGGCGATGTCTTCCAGCAGGGCTTTCAGCTCCTGCGAGCTCGCGCCGCTGTCCAGGGTAGCCACCAGCTCGATGGGGTGAACGACCTTTTCGAGGTAAGCCTGCAATTGGGACTTCAGATCGGCATCCAGCATGGGTGACTCCGTGGTTTATTCAGGGTGAGCGCCGCTTGCACCCAGGCGTTGCCGGGCGTTGCGCGTCTTCGAATCGGGGGAGGTTGGACCCGGCGGGGTGCCGGGTCCGATGCGGCCCGATGCAGCGGGCCGCCAGACGGTAAAGCAGGTATTGCTTAGATCTTGCCGACAAGGCTGAGCGACGGCTTCAGCGTCTTGTCGCCTTCCTGCCACTTGGCCGGGCACACTTCACCCGGGTGGGCGGCAACGTACTGCGCGGCCTTGACCTTGCGCAGCAGCTCGGAAGCCGAACGGCCGATGCCGTTGTCGTGGATTTCGCACAGCTTGATCTGGCCTTCCGGGTTGATCAGGAAGGTGCCGCGCAGGGCCAGGCCCTCTTCTTCGATCATCACGTCGAAGTTGCGGGTGATGGCACCGGTCGGATCGCCGATCAGGGTGTACTTCACCTTGCCGATCGCTTCGGACGTGTCATGCCATGCCTTGTGGGCGAAATGCGTGTCGGTGGACACGCCGTAGACTTCGACGCCCAGCTTCTGGAACTGCTCGTAATGATCGGCAAGATCTTCCAGTTCGGTCGGGCACACGAAGGTGAAATCGGCGGGGTAGAACACCACCACGGACCACTTGCCCTTCAGCGAGGCATCGGTCACTTCGATGAACTGGCCATCCTTGAAAGCATTGGCCTTGAACGGTTTGATTTCGGTATTGATCAACGACATCGTTGTTTTTCCGTTGGTTGTGGTTGGTGAAGCCCAAAGAATACGGGCTTTGGGTCGATAGGTCTAATTGATTGTTGGGATGGTGCTAATTGATGGTGGCTATGGATGGTCTCCCGGCCATGCCGCCGGCATCGCTCATCCGGGCTGCCTTACCGATGTAGTGGCGTGCCCGGCGCTTGCAAGGCGGCGCGACGATCCGCCCCGGTTGTCTGGATGCCGGTTGTCCGGATGATTCGATGCGCCGTCGTGATGAATGTTCCCGACGCATGCGAACCATGAAACGCCCGGCGTCTTGCCAGCGCGTGACAGGTTCGCCAAAGCCTTCGCCGCTAACAGCGGCAACGTGATCGACTCGTGATGATTCGTGTGTTTGCGCAAAGGCGTTACACGAATCGTGCAATAGACGAAAGACATCACGTTCAAGCATTGACTAGGGCCTGTTGAAACTTGTACCTAGACAATGACGGTCAAGCCCTGCGACGCCCGCCAGACACGTCTCCTTGGCGTCGATTGGTCTGTTTGCTTGCAAGCATCTCTTCACTTGGCAACGGTGGTTGTGATGGTGGCATTGGCGACGGAATACGTGATCGACGTTCATCACTGGAACGACAGTCTCTTCAGCTTTCGCACAACACGCGATCCGGGATTCCGGTTCGACAGCGGTCACTTCGTCATGCTGGGCCTGGAAGTGGAAGGCAAGCCGCTGATGCGCGCCTATTCGATCGCCAGTGCCAACTACGAGGAGCACCTGGAATTCGTCAGCATCAAGGTGCCCAACGGCCCGCTGACGTCCCGCCTGCAGCACCTCAAGCCCGGCGACCCCATCATCGTCAGTCGCAAGCCCACCGGCACGCTGGTGCTGAACGACCTCAAGCCCGGCAAGCATCTCTACCTGCTGGGCACCGGCACGGGGCTGGCGCCCTTCCTCAGCATCATCCGCGATCCGGAAACCTACGAACGTTTCGACAAGGTGGTACTGGCGCATGGCGTTCGTCGCGTCAGTGACCTGGTCTTCGCCGAATACCTGGAACAACAGTTGCCGCGTCACGAGTACCTGGGCGATCTGGTACGCGAGAAGCTGGTCTATTACCCCAGCGTCACGCGGGAGCCCTTTCGTCATCGCGGGCGTCTCACGGATGCGATCGTGGATGCGCGGATGAGCGACTACGCCGGACTGCCGCCACTGAATCCCGCCACGGACCGGGTGATGCTGTGCGGCGGACAGGAGATGCTCGACGACAGCAGCGCCCTGCTGGACGGGCGTGGCTTCCAGATATCGCCGCGCACGCGCGAGCCGGGAGATTACGTGATCGAGCGTGCCTTCGTTGAACGTTGAAGGCATGCATGCAGGAGGCAGGACGGATCGGGTGCGTCCGGTGACCTCACCGGATCCGCACGAGCACGTCGGCTAAGGCAGTGTCGTTGCCGCGCAAAGCCATGGCAGGCGCGTGTACCACCCACAAAGCGTCTGGATAGAGGCTCCGGTAGCCCCGAGGAGAGTCCGTCGTGTACGAGTTGCTGAGTACCAACGATGCATCGGCGCAGTTGCGCCAGTGGGACATGCCAGGCCATCGGCTGGCCGATGGCAGTGAGGTGCGGCCGTCATTGGGGGTGGATGCGCGTACCATCGGCTTCATGGCCGGGGCATCGGCACCTGAATCCTCGGTCGGCGAGATGAGCCGTGCCTTGCGGCAACCGGTTCTGGTGGATTTGGCCACCATGGAAGGACGCCGCGAGCGCGGTGCGTATCCCCTTCCGGTGGTGGCGGAGACCGTGCGATGAGCATGCAACGTCTTTCCATACTTGGCTCGACCGGCTCCATCGGCACCAGCACGCTGGATGTGGTGGCGCGTCATCCGGACCGCTTCCGCGTCTATGCACTCACAGCACACCGGCAGATCGACCGGCTGTTCGAGCAATGCCGCGCCTTCCTGCCGGAGGTGGCTGTGGTGGCCGACGCCGAAG
The nucleotide sequence above comes from Dyella telluris. Encoded proteins:
- the ahpF gene encoding alkyl hydroperoxide reductase subunit F, whose product is MLDADLKSQLQAYLEKVVHPIELVATLDSGASSQELKALLEDIAPLSNKISLRLDGTAARKPSFAINRVGTDVGVSFAGIPMGHEFTSLVLALLQVGGHPSKATQEVIEQVRNLDGEYRFETFMSLSCHSCPDTVQALNLMSVLNPNIKHVAVDGALFQDEVTERQVMAVPTVFLNGEFFDTGRMSIEQIAARLDTNAGERAAERLNAKAAFDVLVVGGGPAGAAAAIYAARKGIRTGVAAERFGGQVLDTMAIENFISVPYTEGPQLAASLEQHVHEYDVDVMNLQRAEQLIPATREGGLHEVRLASGATLKAKTVIISTGARWRNMNVPGEQEYRNKGVTYCPHCDGPLFKGKRVAVIGGGNSGVEAAIDLAGIVGHVTVLEFDSKLRADEVLQRKLRSLPNVDIILNAQTTEVLGDGQKVTALNYTDRSSGQSHQVALEGVFVQIGLLPNTDWLKGTLQLSPRNEIEVDVRGETSVPGVFAAGDVTTVPYKQIIIAMGEGSKASLSAFDYLIRLPVDEPAKESVAA
- the ahpC gene encoding alkyl hydroperoxide reductase subunit C, producing the protein MSLINTEIKPFKANAFKDGQFIEVTDASLKGKWSVVVFYPADFTFVCPTELEDLADHYEQFQKLGVEVYGVSTDTHFAHKAWHDTSEAIGKVKYTLIGDPTGAITRNFDVMIEEEGLALRGTFLINPEGQIKLCEIHDNGIGRSASELLRKVKAAQYVAAHPGEVCPAKWQEGDKTLKPSLSLVGKI
- a CDS encoding ferredoxin--NADP reductase, with translation MMVALATEYVIDVHHWNDSLFSFRTTRDPGFRFDSGHFVMLGLEVEGKPLMRAYSIASANYEEHLEFVSIKVPNGPLTSRLQHLKPGDPIIVSRKPTGTLVLNDLKPGKHLYLLGTGTGLAPFLSIIRDPETYERFDKVVLAHGVRRVSDLVFAEYLEQQLPRHEYLGDLVREKLVYYPSVTREPFRHRGRLTDAIVDARMSDYAGLPPLNPATDRVMLCGGQEMLDDSSALLDGRGFQISPRTREPGDYVIERAFVER